From one Misgurnus anguillicaudatus chromosome 2, ASM2758022v2, whole genome shotgun sequence genomic stretch:
- the apom gene encoding apolipoprotein M yields MLSTFLSVVGLAGGLFYAGLESMIPCIPPAPLSTAVLSTDHCVILQYMGSWYFVAAAAWDEDGIRAFNGTDSSVLDIQKEDNTTLKVSERWRIGDTCHSNSWNYMVHSVTDPLMFRDDFDAIAMIWDGKWINCPSCIVILMVDDDEEISAMLFSRDEKTSDKVMEEFKSKTECVLMEDLIKAPVTKDYCK; encoded by the exons ATGCTTTCCACTTTTCTGAGTGTCGTTGGCTTGGCAGGGGGTTTGTTTTATGCAGGGCTGGAGAGCATGATACCCTGTATTCCTCCAGCACCTCTCTCTACCGCTGTCTTAAGCACCGATCA CTGTGTTATTTTGCAGTATATGGGCTCTTGGTATTTTGTGGCAGCAGCTGCATGGGATGAAGATGGCATTAGGGCCTTCAATGGAACTGACAGCTCCGTTCTTGACATTCAGAAAGAAGATAACACCACCTTGAAAGTGTCCGAACGCTGGCGCAT TGGAGATACTTGTCACAGCAATTCATGGAACTACATGGTTCACTCTGTAACAGATCCATTAATGTTTCGAGACG ATTTTGATGCTATCGCTATGATCTGGGATGGCAAGTGGATAAACTGCCCTTCATGTATCGTAATATTGATGGTGGATGACGACGAAGAAATCAGCGCTATGTTATTCT CTCGTGATGAAAAGACATCAGATAAAGTGATGGAGGAGTTTAAGTCAAAAACTGAATGTGTTCTTATGGAAGATTTGATAAAGGCGCCTGTGACAAAAG aTTATTGTAAATGA
- the ift57 gene encoding intraflagellar transport protein 57 homolog: MAEEEERGPGSVYQMFVMMEDLLDKLKILDYEKHILDKHNIKPLSRHYFVSSPHVLSNPGEQFYMFSVIAAWLISLCGRPFDTPQEYDDPNATVSNILSELRALGGHVDFPPSKLKSGSGEHVCYVLDQLVEKTLKSKGFTWNRPLYPSVEVEDDCVQEDDAELTLSKVEEEMTQEDDDYEEEEGLDLDALKTRTNQSELSGSRPAVVLESDVDAAEWNLEVERVLPQLKVTIRTDNKDWRVHLDQMHQHQDGINTSLQDAKGCLFKLKEDITKTLEKVSSREKYLNTQLEHLISEYRQAQSQLNKVKDLYQQASGGVTERTRILAEISEELDKVKQEMEEKGSSMSDGAPVVKIRQSLTKLKQEIEQMDVRMGVVEHTLLQAKLREKNNMTRDMHATHLLEPSVQNY, from the exons ATGGCAGAGGAGGAAGAGCGCGGTCCCGGTTCGGTCTATCAGATGTTTGTAATGATGGAAGATCTTCTGGATAAACTGAAGATCCTGGATTATGAAAAGCATATTCTGGACAAACACAACATCAAACCTCTATCGAG GCATTATTTTGTATCTAGCCCCCATGTGTTGTCAAATCCCGGAGAGCAGTTTTATATGTTCAGTGTCATTGCGGCCTGGTTGATTTCTCTATGCGGGCGTCCATTTGACACACCACAGGAGTACGACGACCCCAACGCCACCGTCTCCAACATCCTCTCTGAGCTACGTGCGCTG GGTGGCCATGTTGATTTCCCTCCATCTAAACTAAAGTCTGGATCTGGAGAACATGTGTGCTACGTTCTAGATCAGCTGGTAGAAAAGACACTGAAGAGCAAAGGGTTCACCTGGAACAG GCCATTGTACCCTTCTGTAGAGGTGGAAGATGACTGTGTGCAAGAAGATGATGCTGAACTTACACTCAGTAAAGTGGAGGAAGAGATGACA CAGGAGGATGACGATTATGAGGAAGAGGAAGGGCTGGATTTAGACGCACTGAAGACCAGAACCAATCAGAGT GAACTCAGTGGTTCAAGACCTGCAGTTGTGTTGGAGTCAGATGTCGATGCTGCCGAGTGGAATCTGGAGGTGGAGAGAGTTCTTCCACAGCTTAAAGTCACCATCCGCACAGACAACAAG GATTGGAGGGTTCACCTCGATCAAATGCATCAACATCAAGATGGCATCAACACATCCCTGCAGGACGCCAAG GGTTGCCTGTTTAAGCTGAAGGAAGACATCACTAAAACTCTGGAGAAAGTGAGCAGTCGTGAGAAATACCTGAACACCCAGCTCGAGCATCTCATTTCAGAATACCGCCAAGCGCAATCACAACTCAACAAG GTGAAGGACCTTTATCAACAGGCCAGTGGAGGTGTCACAGAAAGAACCAGAATTCTGGCTGAG ATCAGTGAGGAACTGGACAAAGTCAAACAGGAAATGGAAGAGAAAGGCAGCAGCATGTCTGATGGAG CTCCAGTGGTAAAGATCCGTCAGAGTTTGACTAAGCTGAAGCAGGAGATTGAGCAGATGGACGTTCGGATGGGCGTAGTGGAGCACACGCTACTACAGGCCAAACTCAGAGAGAAAAATAACATGACCAGAGACATGCATGCAACACATCTTTTAGAGCCTAGCGTACAGAATTACTAA
- the tmem71 gene encoding transmembrane protein 71, with product MFFRGAVTSSPIKKKSLEPEHVCQSLDLSHFSDSSYECFSTNPLTGSLCACRRSPRLLANGYYLLTEDSFSTDDEGNITLTPSHTSVSYKENLVRIFRRRRRARRSLASLLSDVSQSCQSWLEASVFRRSDPVTPLQSSSWMDLDHTCEQDAPISFTYDTTEHVSSPDKETPQTLLEEEGPQTESCSPHDQCSQSVSGLLDVPPPSIYQHNSYSSSTKTSSDTFLLKVLLFILILCLCIAISSRWLLGGVSAAVAFFVLLSSLCVSKPGTAIHWRRAKTEDITSRNE from the exons ATGTTCTTTAGGGGGGCTGTTACAA GTTCTCCCATTAAGAAGAAGAGCTTGGAGCCTGAACATGTTTGTCAAAG TCTTGACCTCTCCCACTTCTCTGACTCCTCCTATGAGTGTTTCTCCACCAATCCGCTCACGGGCTCACTGTGCGCTTGTCGACGGAGTCCCCGCCTACTGGCCAATGGTTATTATTTGCTGACAGAGGACAGTTTTAGCACAGATGACGAGGGTAACATCACCCTGACACCCTCGCACACCAGCGTCTCATACAAAGAGAACCTTGTCCG GATATTTAGACGAAGGCGCAGAGCAAGAAGATCATTGGCCAGCCTTCTGAGTGATGTGAGCCAGTCCTGCCAGTCATGGCTGGAGGCAAGCGTTTTTAGACGATCTGACCCTGTCACCCCCCTCCAGTCGTCATCATGGATGGACTTAGACCACACCTGCGAGCAAGATGCACCCATCAGCTTTACATACG ATACCACTGAGCATGTTTCCTCCCCGGATAAAGAGACTCCTCAGACTCTGCTTGAGGAGGAGGGGCCTCAGACTGAGTCATGTTCCCCCCATGACCAATGTAGCCAATCAGTAAGCGGTCTTCTGGATGTTCCTCCTCCATCCATTTATCAACACAACAGTTACAGTTCATCCACAAAGACATCATCAG acACTTTCCTGCTGAAAGTCCTCCTCTTCATTCTTATTTTGTGCCTCTGCATTGCCATCTCGTCCAG GTGGCTGCTGGGAGGTGTTTCTGCAGCTGTGGCCTTCTTTGTCCTGCTTTCGTCCTTAT GTGTGTCCAAACCTGGAACAGCAATCCATTGGAGGAGAGCAAAGACTGAG GACATCACCTCCAGAAACGAGTGA